The following proteins come from a genomic window of Aspergillus luchuensis IFO 4308 DNA, chromosome 3, nearly complete sequence:
- a CDS encoding uncharacterized protein (antiSMASH:Cluster_3.1) produces the protein MKFATQRNNKEERRKERKIAVGRWNYCEISREKRISYALNDVSPLTVELIGIAGVGLLLAVLETSAGVSLQHAMLRAVVTTAEAAVSDDALSGFLALLEVAARLAGRHDESGGERAS, from the coding sequence ATGAAGTTTGCGACGCAGCGGAATAATaaggaagaaaggagaaaggagaggaagatcgCAGTAGGGAGATGGAATTATTGTGAGATCtccagggagaagaggatctCATACGCCCTTAATGACGTGAGTCCGCTCACTGTTGAGCTTATCGGCATTGCGGGCGTGGGACTCCTTCTTGCAGTCCTCGAGACCAGTGCAGGCGTGAGCCTCCAGCATGCGATGCTTAGAGCAGTAGTGACCACTGCAGAAGCTGCAGTCTCCGACGATGCGTTGAGCGGCTTCCTTGCACTCCTTGAAGTTGCAGCGAGGCTTGCGGGGCGCCATGATGAAAGTGGTGGCGAGAGAGCGAGTTGA
- a CDS encoding uncharacterized protein (COG:S;~EggNog:ENOG410PUHF;~InterPro:IPR001077,IPR036388,IPR016461,IPR029063, IPR036390;~PFAM:PF00891;~SMCOG1042:O-methyltransferase;~antiSMASH:Cluster_3.1;~go_function: GO:0008168 - methyltransferase activity [Evidence IEA];~go_function: GO:0008171 - O-methyltransferase activity [Evidence IEA]) → MTISNNADHEPRELDKALGTLNNAAAECRVAMTCNTSDSVECHSAVHGARQKLIVETLKFLQVVQGPVDTVQSWFDKTAHIAAIRSLLEMGVFDRLPTGGASRSAEELAQNLNVEQDLVARLMRIASTYGPFEEVGPSTYRHTPFSEVYLRPEIRGLFQFVMDEHMPTHLKMHDFLAYNGWKSPDSVSNNPYTYTHETGGKGMFQHLASYPSRMEAFNKGMTMQAMTSGWMLDVYPFKKVISDQTPATNDPVAVDIGGGKGRAIRQIRSLCDGLPGRYILEDQEHVIRSIVPPPDGIEMVPHDFFTEQPVKGALIYLIRRCLHNWPPSKVTEILKKTVAAMEVNKSRLLIEEILVPQTKAGIEEGWMDVLMMSLGGKQRTIEEWRTVLAEVGLRVGKVYQVPGSCNGIIEAWRV, encoded by the exons atgACTATCTCAAACAACGCGGACCACGAGCCAAGGGAGCTTGACAAGGCACTCGGCACTCTCAACAATGCTGCGGCAGAGTGTCGTGTTGCGATGACATGCAACACAAGTGACAGCGTTGAATGTCACAGCGCGGTGCACGGTGCGCGTCAGAAATTGATTGTAGAGACGCTCAAATTCCTTCAGGTCGTTCAAGGGCCTGTTGATACTGTGCAGAGCTGGTTTGACAAG ACGGCTCATATTGCAGCAATTCGCTcattgttggagatgggTGTGTTTGACAGGCTTCCTACAGGGGGTGCATCACGCTCCGCTGAAGAGCTGGCTCAAAATTTGAACGTCGAACAAGATCTTGTTG CCCGCCTGATGAGAATTGCCTCGACATATGGTCCTTTTGAGGAAGTCGGGCCCAGCACATACAGACACACCCCGTTTTCTGAAGTTTATTTGCGCCCGGAGATTCGTGGGTTATTCCAGTTTGT AATGGATGAGCATATGCCGACGCACCTCAAGATGCACGACTTTCTCGCGTACAATGGGTGGAAATCGCCGGACTCCGTCTCCAACAACCCTTACACGTACACGCACGAAACTGGGGGTAAAGGCATGTTTCAGCACCTCGCGAGCTACCCTAGTCGGATGGAAGCCTTCAATAAAGGGATGACTATGCAAGCCATGACCTCTGGATGGATGCTCGATGTATACCCTTTCAAGAAGGTCATCTCTGATCAAACGCCAGCAACCAACGATCCTGTCGCTGTTGATATTGGCGGCGGTAAAGGCCGTGCAATTCGCCAGATACGGTCTCTTTGTGATGGCCTGCCGGGGAGATATATACTTGAAGATCAAGAGCATGTTATTCGCAGCATTGTTCCTCCGCCTGATGGAATTGAAATGGTCCCTCACGACTTTTTCACGGAGCAACCAGTTAAAG GTGCATTGATTTATCTCATCCGCCGGTGTCTTCACAACTGGCCTCCTTCCAAGGTTACTGAAATCCTAAAGAAAACTGTAGCAGCCATGGAGGTAAACAAGTCTCGCCTTCTTATTGAGGAGATCCTAGTCCCTCAGACGAAAGCCGGAATTGAAGAAGGGTGGATGGACGTACTCATGATGTCGCTTGGTGGTAAACAACGAACAATAGAAGAATGGCGCACCGTGCTCGCTGAGGTTGGCCTGCGAGTGGGCAAGGTATACCAGGTTCCAGGAAGCTGCAATGGTATCATTGAGGCATGGAGGGTTTGA
- a CDS encoding uncharacterized protein (COG:Q;~EggNog:ENOG410Q24T;~InterPro:IPR001128,IPR017972,IPR002401,IPR036396;~PFAM:PF00067;~SMCOG1034:cytochrome P450;~antiSMASH:Cluster_3.1;~go_function: GO:0005506 - iron ion binding [Evidence IEA];~go_function: GO:0016705 - oxidoreductase activity, acting on paired donors, with incorporation or reduction of molecular oxygen [Evidence IEA];~go_function: GO:0020037 - heme binding [Evidence IEA];~go_process: GO:0055114 - oxidation-reduction process [Evidence IEA]): RYLPAWLPGAKFVRMADSIRKTATAFCDTPCTFVKQRLAQSDYRPSFLSNSLRNQEGLSEADESVLKWSAAAIYAGGADTTVSTLATFFLAMTLYPEVQAKARAEIQSVLGSDRLPGFQDRDNLPYINAIVKETLRWHATVPVITHKSIAPDVCEGYDIPEGSWVMANVWAMNHDPKTYVDPFSFKPERFLGCEGRAPEPDPHTFGFGRRICPGRNLARANVYLTVAQSLAAFQISKPRKNGTESDFRPEFQAGFVSSPAPYEIDIRVRSPAYENLIRTVETEYPWEQSHSKEIKSLAS; encoded by the exons TAAGGTATCTGCCGGCCTGGCTTCCGGGGGCCAAATTCGTCCGGATGGCAGACAGCATCCGGAAGACTGCCACAGCTTTCTGTGATACGCCGTGTACATTTGTCAAACAACGACTAGCCCAGAGTGACTAccgtccttccttcctctcgaACTCGCTCCGGAATCAAGAAGGGTTGTCAGAGGCCGATGAGTCCGTGCTGAAATGGTCCGCCGCAGCGATATATGCTGGAGGGGCAGATACT ACCGTGTCGACCTTGGCTACGTTCTTTCTCGCTATGACTCTCTATCCGGAAGTCCAGGCTAAGGCACGAGCGGAAATTCAATCCGTCTTAGGGTCGGATCGTCTTCCTGGCTTTCAAGATAGAGACAACCTCCCGTACATCAATGCCATAGTGAAGGAGACTCTTCGCTGGCATGCCACTGTCCCCGTCATCACACACAAATCCATCGCCCCCGATGTGTGCGAAGGATATGACATCCCGGAGGGATCTTGGGTCATGGCTAACGTCTG GGCTATGAACCACGATCCAAAAACCTACGTTGATCCCTTTTCCTTCAAGCCGGAACGCTTTCTAGGCTGCGAGGGGCGTGCGCCCGAACCTGATCCACATACCTTTGGATTCGGTCGACGAATATGCCCTGGACGCAACCTGGCCAGAGCGAACGTCTACCTGACCGTTGCGCAATCTTTGGCTGCTTTCCAGATCAGTAAGCCGAGGAAGAATGGCACTGAGAGTGACTTCCGCCCAGAGTTCCAAGCAGGGTTTGTCAGCTCGCCAGCCCCGTATGAGATCGACATTCGGGTCCGCAGTCCGGCTTATGAGAACCTCATTCGCACGGTGGAGACCGAATATCCCTGGGAACAAAGTCACTCCAAAGAGATTAAATCGCTTGCTTCCTGA
- the encA gene encoding non-reducing polyketide synthase encA (COG:I;~EggNog:ENOG410PG86;~InterPro:IPR016036,IPR032088,IPR016035,IPR009081, IPR030918,IPR001227,IPR014043,IPR036736,IPR016039, IPR018201,IPR020807,IPR042104,IPR014030,IPR014031, IPR020841;~PFAM:PF14765,PF00109,PF16073,PF02801,PF00698, PF00550;~SMCOG1022:Beta-ketoacyl synthase;~antiSMASH:Cluster_3.1;~go_function: GO:0004315 - 3-oxoacyl-[acyl-carrier-protein] synthase activity [Evidence IEA];~go_function: GO:0016740 - transferase activity [Evidence IEA];~go_function: GO:0016746 - transferase activity, transferring acyl groups [Evidence IEA];~go_process: GO:0006633 - fatty acid biosynthetic process [Evidence IEA]) yields the protein MRVVFFSNKFPGVDLRDLSQRLRFVSRSRSHGLLRRFLEEATMVAHEEIRRLPPELKTLIPPFQSILDLVDSFDWHGGPLTGVFECAFTCLFHISLFLGSYERNPQEFNFSNSTFTGLGLGLLAATGIVASQTLLDVPQTSAEAVRIAMRTGYLLYQKQQEIEPQEPDAPPKSWSVILKNMDQATVQETLDHFNASIDVSITGKLYISVIEPDGSLFVNGPPSILAKIFGKTGKLASARHAALPVYGGPCHAAHLYDRADSAHVAETVSPKIANRRVPSNVCLLSMVDGKPLGSQTVLELFESAIYCLLTGTIQWGNVAEAIFSSPDWNEEAHVRLESIFQPCPVVNTLISRAQATYPHCTVDTREHMQWVFMEENKPTNPSSTDIAVVGMSCRLPGGANDLTQFWELLVDGRDVHKKIPADRYDVETHTDTTGKRQNTSHTPFGCFIDDPGLFDNGFFGMSPREAGQTDPAHRLALLTAYEALEQSGFVPNRTPSTMATRVGTYYGHCSDDYREANAGQDIDTYFIPGNYRAFAPGRISYFFKFSGPSYSIDTACSASLAAIQIACSALIREETDTVVAGGLNLLTGSDSFAGLSRGYFLSKTGSCKVFDDGADGYCRADGIVSIVMKRLADAQNDNDNILGIIRASATNHAGNASSITHPHAPTQEHLFSQILKEANVNALDVDVIEMHGTGTQAGDTTEMESVTNVFCPGLKRRLHPLYVSSVKANVGHGEAAAGITALVKALLMFQKSAIPKHVGIKTAINKQFRDLGTLNVKIPMETVSWAHDNNRRRFALVNNFSAAGGSTCLLLQEPPVRSTPQACPHPTLPVAVSAKSKVSLKNNIRSLITYLQQNPSSDLPSLSYTTTARRMHYRYRVVVNGGSTQELIRRLQTCLNDVEMRRPIPKRPSVAFVFSGQGSFYTSIGRQLFEEYPPYREKIQRLDKLCLLHGFPSIIPLILSQEQDTAAVMPLMTQLLTTCVQIALTDLWRMLGVKPDVVIGASLGEYAALHAAGVLSASDAIFLVGRRALLLQELCTIGTHGMVTVRASVDEICECLPHRKEYEVACINAQRNVTIAGPVEHMDDIQASLESNGYSTTKLNVPFAFHSAHVEPILRRFGEISRTVTFHSPKASVLSPLLADNVTSRDILADSYLERATRAPVRFAAALERAQEMGIIHSNTAFIEIGVHQTYSNAVRATVRDMTCMVPSMRSDQSNWSTFAASMSALHEVGVEIDWNEWYRPFEPNLRLLTLPSYQWDMKKHWIQYNGNWLLLKDKGLKTQDGGALAPVTSAFQTPLLHQILEESSSENGHTVLMQSNIMEDQLLKIISGHKMCGRPVMSVFAYPDMALSLANYIYTKHQPQVELPSLDFGNVQIFQGLVARKSQANPQWLRVRADADLKHRSVRMSFEHALEDGHGSHETLATGVVTCGDSQIWSDEWGTQTDLLISRIEVLYRLAQEGQASRLSGNLVYSFFKTLVDYSEKYRGIQSVVLHHLEGVAEVLLPPGEGGWTAAPNYIDSVSHVAGFILNGSNALDDHDTVYVMDGWKSMRFSQPLVPGARYQSYTSLKPAKEKPGFYISDVFVIRDGQIVGQIRGMTMRPLPRILLRRFFDPPEESPMSHKDLSVSSTISDSLTRTHSPISVSPGRPIESIERDTPPSTPDDAEISPVARNDSGLVKQAMGIIASETSICPEELTDDVEFANIGVDSLLSLVLVEKFALGLHLNLRASVFQDCPSVGSFKEHLVAA from the exons ATGAGAGTAGTCTTCTTTAGCAACAAGTTTCCGGGGGTTGACCTACGGGATCTCTCCCAGAGACTCCGTTTCGTCTCTCGATCACGGAGCCATGGACTCCTGAGACGTTTTCTGGAAGAGGCGACCATGGTCGCCCACGAAGAAATTCGGCGACTTCCACCAGAACTGAAAACTCTCATTCCTCCATTTCAGTCGATCCTGGATCTCGTTGATTCATTCGACTGGCACGGAGGACCGTTAACCGGAGTCTTCGAATGCGCCTTTACCTGTCTATTCCatatttccctcttccttgg GAGCTATGAGCGCAACCCGCAGGAGTTCAACTTTAGCAATTCAACCTTCACTGGTTTAGGCTTAGGTCTGTTGGCTGCTACAGGGATTGTTGCATCTCAAACACTATTAGATGTTCCTCAAACATCAGCCGAAGCTGTTCGAATCGCTATGAGAACCGGCTATCTGCTGTaccagaagcagcaggagatTGAGCCGCAGGAACCAGACGCTCCGCCAAAAAGCTGGTCAGTGATTTTGAAGAACATGGATCAAGCAACAGTACAAGAGACACTCGACCATTTCAACGCATCTATT GATGTTTCAATCACGGGCAAGCTCTACATCAGTGTTATCGAACCCGATGGCAGTCTTTTTGTGAATGGGCCACCGTCCATACTAGCAAAGATATTTGGAAAGACGGGGAAATTGGCATCGGCACGCCACGCTGCATTGCCAGTGTATGGAGGTCCTTGCCATGCAGCTCATCTCTACGATCGTGCTGATAGTGCCCATGTAGCTGAAACAGTCAGCCCCAAAATTGCCAATCGGAGAGTTCCTAGCAATGTGTGCTTGCTCTCCATGGTTGATGGGAAGCCACTGGGCTCTCAGACTGTACTTGAGCTATTTGAGTCTGCCATATATTGCCTCCTGACAGGCACCATCCAGTGGGGAAATGTTGCTGAAGCTATTTTTTCGTCTCCGGATTGGAACGAAGAAGCTCACGTCCGTCTGGAGTCAATTTTCCAGCCTTGTCCAGTTGTGAACACCCTGATATCCCGTGCCCAGGCTACCTATCCACACTGTACTGTCGATACCCGAGAGCATATGCAATGGGTGTTcatggaagagaacaaaCCTACCAACCCCTCCAGCACTGACATCGCAGTGGTCGGTATGTCCTGCCGACTGCCTGGCGGTGCCAACGACTTGACCCAATTCTGGGAACTTTTGGTGGATGGGCGTGACGTGCACAAGAAGATCCCAGCCGATCGCTACGACGTAGAAACACATACGGACACCACCGGAAAGCGCCAGAATACTAGCCACACCCCATTTGGGTGCTTTATAGACGACCCCGGGCTCTTTGATAATGGATTCTTCGGAATGTCTCCCCGGGAAGCCGGCCAAACGGATCCAGCCCATCGTTTGGCACTTCTGACAGCGTATGAAGCGCTGGAGCAGTCTGGATTCGTTCCTAACCGAACACCTTCTACGATGGCCACTCGAGTGGGTACATATTATGGTCATTGTTCGGATGATTACCGAGAGGCCAATGCCGGGCAGGACATCGACACCTATTTTATTCCAGGTAACTACCGTGCCTTTGCTCCCGGTCGTATCAGCTACTTCTTTAAGTTCTCTGGTCCGAGCTACAGTATCGACACAGCGTGCTCGGCCAGTTTGGCTGCAATCCAAATTGCTTGTTCAGCCCTGATACGTGAGGAGACGGACACTGTGGTTGCTGGTGGATTGAATTTACTAACAGGCTCCGACAGCTTTGCTGGCCTCAGTCGTGGTTATTTTCTCTCCAAAACTGGAAGCTGCAAAGTTTTTGATGATGGAGCGGATGGCTATTGCAGAGCAGATGGTATCGTGTCAATCGTGATGAAGCGTTTAGCAGACGCTCAGAacgataatgataatatacTCGGTATCATCCGAGCCTCTGCCACAAACCATGCGGGGAATGCAAGCTCCATAACCCACCCCCATGCGCCTACACAAGAGCATCTCTTCTCCCAAATCTTGAAAGAGGCAAACGTCAATGCACtagatgtggatgtgattGAGATGCATGGCACGGGAACTCAGGCAGGCGACACTACCGAGATGGAATCTGTCACGAATGTTTTCTGCCCAGGCTTAAAGAGACGCTTGCACCCATTGTATGTTAGCTCTGTCAAGGCAAATGTGGGCCATGGAGAGGCAGCTGCGGGTATTACAGCACTAGTCAAAGCGCTGCTGATGTTCCAGAAGAGCGCGATTCCGAAGCATGTTGGGATTAAAACAGCGATCAACAAACAATTCCGCGATCTTGGGACATTGAATGTAAAGATACCCATGGAAACTGTTTCTTGGGCCCACGATAACAATCGAAGGCGATTCGCACTGGTCAACAACTTCAGCGCGGCGGGGGGGAGCACATGTTTGCTTCTCCAGGAACCCCCTGTGAGGAGTACGCCGCAAGCATGTCCCCATCCAACACTTCCCGTTGCCGTTTCGGCGAAGAGCAAAGTGTCTCTCAAGAACAACATCCGGAGTTTGATTACATACCTCCAGCAGAACCCATCATCAGACCTTCCTAGTCTGTCATACACCACCACGGCAAGGCGGATGCACTATAGATACCGCGTCGTCGTCAATGGGGGATCTACTCAGGAACTCATCCGTCGCCTTCAAACATGTCTCAATGATGTGGAAATGCGGAGACCAATTCCGAAGCGACCATCGGTGGCATTTGTCTTCTCCGGGCAAGGCTCGTTCTATACCAGCATTGGCCGACAATTATTCGAAGAATACCCTCCATATCGAGAGAAGATCCAACGCCTGGATAAGTTATGTCTTCTCCACGGCTTCCCTTCGATCATCCCACTCATTCTAAGCCAAGAGCAAGACACCGCCGCGGTTATGCCTCTAATGACACAGTTATTGACAACATGTGTGCAGATTGCGCTGACGGACTTGTGGCGCATGCTTGGGGTGAAGCCTGATGTAGTCATTGGGGCAAGTCTGGGAGAGTACGCTGCACTGCATGCTGCTGGCGTATTGTCTGCCAGCGATGCTATCTTTTTGGTGGGCAGACGAGCTCTGCTCTTGCAGGAGCTGTGTACCATTGGCACACATGGCATGGTTACAGTACGAGCATCCGTTGATGAAATTTGCGAGTGCTTACCCCATAGGAAAGAGTACGAGGTGGCTTGTATTAATGCGCAGCGTAATGTCACCATTGCCGGGCCCGTCGAACACATGGACGATATCCAGGCGTCTTTGGAGTCGAATGGCTATAGTACGACCAAACTCAACGTCCCCTTTGCCTTCCACTCCGCTCATGTGGAACCGATCCTCCGCCGTTTTGGTGAGATTTCCCGAACGGTTACATTCCACTCGCCGAAGGCGTCGGTTCTTTCGCCCTTGTTAGCAGACAATGTCACTAGCAGGGACATCTTGGCTGACTCATATCTTGAACGGGCGACACGGGCACCTGTACGGTTTGCTGCCGCACTTGAAAGGGCCCAGGAGATGGGGATTATACATTCCAATACTGCCTTCATTGAAATTGGTGTCCACCAAACCTACAGCAATGCTGTGCGAGCAACTGTACGGGATATGACATGCATGGTCCCCAGCATGAGGTCAGATCAGAGTAACTGGAGCACGTTTGCAGCTTCCATGTCTGCATTGCACGAAGTTGGGGTCGAGATCGACTGGAATGAATGGTATCGACCATTTGAGCCAAACTTACGCTTGCTGACCCTCCCTTCGTATCAATGGGATATGAAAAAGCACTGGATCCAGTACAATGGTAATTGGCTGCTACTCAAAGACAAAGGGCTCAAGACACAAGATGGTGGTGCCCTGGCTCCAGTGACTTCAGCTTTCCAGACCCCTCTCTTGCACCAAATTCTCGAAGAGTCATCATCGGAGAATGGCCACACCGTTCTAATGCAGTCCAACATTATGGAAGACCAACTCTTGAAGATTATCTCTGGACACAAAATGTGTGGACGACCAGTAATGTCCGTG TTCGCATACCCTGATATGGCGTTATCCCTGGCCAATTACATATATACCAAACACCAACCTCAGGTCGAACTTCCGTCATTGGACTTTGGCAACGTACAGATCTTTCAGGGCTTAGTTGCCAGAAAAAGCCAAGCGAACCCTCAGTGGTTACGCGTGCGGGCTGATGCGGATCTGAAGCATCGTTCGGTCCGAATGTCCTTTGAGCACGCCCTGGAGGACGGCCATGGCTCCCACGAAACCTTAGCTACGGGAGTGGTTACGTGTGGAGACAGCCAGATCTGGTCAGACGAATGGGGTACCCAAACTGACTTACTCATAAGCAGAATTGAGGTGTTGTATCGATTGGCCCAGGAGGGACAGGCCAGTCGCCTGTCCGGCAACCTGGTCTATTCCTTCTTCAAGACGCTTGTCGATTACTCCGAGAAATACCGGGGAATCCAGTCTGTGGTACTGCACCACCTGGAAGGGGTGGCCGAGGTATTGCTTCCGCCTGGCGAGGGTGGATGGACGGCAGCTCCCAACTATATCGACAGTGTTTCTCATGTGGCAGGATTTATCTTGAACGGGAGCAACGCACTCGACGACCACGATACTGTCTACGTcatggatggctggaagTCGATGAGATTTAGCCAGCCCTTGGTGCCCGGGGCACGATACCAATCGTACACCAGTCTGAAACcggcaaaagaaaaaccaggTTTCTATATAAGCGACGTCTTTGTGATTCGAGATGGGCAAATCGTTGGCCAAATCCGAGGTATGACGATGCGTCCACTGCCTCGGATTCTGCTGCGCCGGTTTTTCGATCCACCTGAGGAAAGTCCGATGTCCCACAAAGATTTATCCGTCTCTTCGACGATCTCTGACAGCCTCACACGAACACATTCACCAATATCAGTATCCCCCGGCAGACCTATTGAGTCGATTGAACGAGACACGCCACCCTCTACGCCCGACGATGCTGAAATCAGCCCGGTAGCCCGTAACGACAGCGGGCTTGTAAAACAAGCCATGGGCATTATTGCCTCCGAAACATCCATCTGCCCGGAGGAGCtcacggatgatgtcgaaTTTGCAAACATTGGAGTGGATTCACTGCTGTCCCTTGTTTTGGTTGAGAAGTTTGCCTTGGGGTTGCATTTAAATCTTCGGGCGTCCGTTTTTCAGGACTGCCCTAGTGTCGGTAGTTTCAAGGAACATCTAGTCGCTGCTTAG
- a CDS encoding uncharacterized protein (COG:G;~EggNog:ENOG410PFF2;~InterPro:IPR036259;~TransMembrane:4 (i47-66o72-98i110-131o137-159i);~antiSMASH:Cluster_3.1), producing the protein MLTGIFTDLNYRRIARRMEGTTAATTTTAPLFSETSDFPVEKVRLQVALPLLGVVILGVIPYGWVLSQGVPLYVPLILQGVIGFCGTGCVNILSALLVDFFPEQPSTASAAANLVRCWLSAVLTAVLQFLISGMGRGWCFTFFGLVVLAASPLLCATYWRGMKWRTRKINHAKPDEEEIRLAEREHCATTTESKDGPES; encoded by the coding sequence ATGTTGACTGGAATATTCACGGATCTGAATTACCGACGCATAGCACGCAGAATGGAGGGCAcaactgctgctactactactaccgctCCGTTGTTTTCTGAGACCAGCGACTTTCCGGTGGAGAAGGTCCGTCTGCAAGTTGCTTTGCCACTACTTGGTGTCGTAATCCTAGGCGTAATCCCATATGGCTGGGTTTTGAGCCAGGGTGTGCCTCTGTATGTACCGTTGATCTTGCAGGGCGTGATTGGATTCTGCGGCACTGGGTGTGTAAATATCCTAAGCGCCCTTCTTGTGGACTTCTTTCCGGAGCAACCTTCAACGGCATCGGCAGCTGCGAACCTTGTTCGATGTTGGCTGAGTGCCGTGCTGACTGCAGTATTGCAATTCTTGATTTCTGGAATGGGCAGGGGTTGGTGCTTTACGTTTTTTGGCCTGGTGGTGCTTGCTGCATCCCCATTGCTCTGTGCAACATATTGGCGTGGAATGAAGTGGCGCACGAGAAAGATAAACCATGCCAAacccgatgaagaagaaattcGGCTCGCCGAAAGAGAGCACTGTGCGACGACAACCGAGTCAAAAGATGGACCGGAAAGCTAG
- a CDS encoding uncharacterized protein (COG:G;~EggNog:ENOG410PFF2;~InterPro:IPR020846,IPR011701,IPR036259;~PFAM:PF07690;~SMCOG1005:Drug resistance transporter, EmrB/QacA;~TransMembrane:8 (i49-70o85-105i117-134o140-163i175-200o206-224i294-317o329-351i);~antiSMASH:Cluster_3.1;~go_function: GO:0022857 - transmembrane transporter activity [Evidence IEA];~go_process: GO:0055085 - transmembrane transport [Evidence IEA]), translating into MNGTIQENDHRNHDTNESRCNEGTIMNDSQGESRPADTSYSHFTNYERIFIIAMAALASLMSPISSQIYYPALPVLAGHYRVSDTLINLSVTVYMIIQGLAPSFMSSFADTSGRRPVYITCFLIYAAANVGLALQDSYPALMVLRCIQSAGSSATTSLGYGVAADIASPSQRGKYMGLITTGLMTALSLGPILGGILVQWLGWRSIFWFLLILSGSYLLVYIITMPETSRKVVTDEHRVPRSWWSKSLVQQFTSRRHDPPTSNVPAHRVQEQSSTTKKPGFNPLRSLKIFRDKAASIVILHIGLAYALQIAIMTNMANTFGQLYHLNTFKLGLCFLYATILLLLLGGYDLLHRRPL; encoded by the coding sequence ATGAACGGTACTATTCAAGAGAACGACCATCGAAACCATGATACGAACGAGAGCCGATGCAATGAAGGAACCATCATGAACGACAGCCAGGGAGAAAGCCGCCCCGCGGATACGTCATATAGTCACTTCACGAATTACGAGAGGATATTCATCATCGCTATGGCCGCGCTTGCTTCTCTCATGTCCCCGATTTCGAGTCAGATATATTATCCAGCACTTCCCGTACTTGCTGGTCACTATCGAGTATCCGATACATTGATCAACCTCTCCGTTACTGTTTATATGATCATTCAAGGGCTAGCACCGTCATTCATGAGTAGCTTTGCTGATACCAGTGGACGCCGACCAGTTTATATCACATGTTTCCTCATTTACGCTGCGGCTAATGTCGGGCTGGCACTCCAGGACTCCTACCCAGCGCTAATGGTACTCCGCTGTATCCAGAGTGCAGGTAGTAGTGCAACAACCTCGCTTGGCTACGGAGTCGCAGCAGACATTGCAAGTCCATCTCAAAGGGGTAAATACATGGGCCTGATAACTACGGGCTTGATGACAGCCCTCTCACTGGGCCCCATCCTTGGAGGTATCCTCGTTCAATGGCTTGGTTGGAGAAGcatcttctggttcttgctTATCCTAAGTGGGAGCTACTTACTGGTTTATATAATAACGATGCCGGAGACCTCCAGAAAGGTCGTGACAGATGAACACAGAGTTCCACGTTCGTGGTGGAGTAAGAGCTTGGTTCAACAATTCACTTCCCGTCGTCACGATCCGCCAACGTCGAATGTACCCGCGCATCGGGTGCAAGAACAATCAAGCACCACTAAAAAACCCGGATTCAATCCATTACGTTCTTTGAAAATCTTCCGAGACAAAGCAGCATCCATCGTTATATTACACATCGGATTGGCCTATGCCTTACAGATCGCCATCATGACGAACATGGCCAACACCTTTGGTCAACTCTATCATCTCAATACGTTCAAGCTTGGCCTATGTTTCCTGTACGCTACGATACtactcctgctgctgggtgGCTATGACTTGTTGCACAGACGCCCACTTTAA